From the Debaryomyces hansenii CBS767 chromosome F complete sequence genome, the window TCACAAACCTACTCCATCAAAATACATTATAATTCTtaactatatatatcataTCACgccaattcattaatttaaaCTATCCCTACACCGCTAATATCACCAACCGCCTCACTTTATCTTCTCATTCTTCATATTCTATTTCCGCTCCTCATTCCAACCTCCCTAACtcaaacaaattaatactccattttatttacaatatCAACGCACTTTATCTAAATCTCCTCCATACCCGCTTACTACATCACCTCTCATTTCCCACCacttatcattattcacGCCTCATCCTTTTCCCATCGGCTATTTATTTCAGCTCCATAACAATAACATCAGCATAATTTCTACAATCCATAACGCTTAAATAACGCATACCAACTTATACCCCTTAACTTTAATATTCCATCCCGCTTCAACCTTATCCTTCTCCCCTTCTCCCCCCCTTCATACACCTCAATATTCTATAAACTATCGGCCacatattaatttatacGACACCCATTCTATCGGAATATCATCCTCGCTTCACTAAAACACGCCATCCACGACATTCTCGCACGATCGCCAACTTCTTATCATCACATGACCAGCGTTATGAGCATTGCTATTTATGCCAACTTCTCTCCCCGATATACCACCCCATATACGCCTATCCGAAGAGGAAGCTACCCATTTCATCTACTAATACTCTTCTCTACACTATGCTGCCCTTTTTCTGgctcaaataattttttttatattttctatatatttaacaattttctgagatttttccaataatataattatctATTCTTATATATTCCCGACTAATCTTCATCCAGATAATCCAGCTCCAGATAATCCAGATCATCTACCACAGGATCATTCTTAGGGATCTTGGGCCCTTTCCGAGCAACGCTTTTAGGGGAATCTGACGGAGCAAAGAACCTTCCCAACGGCGATGCCTGCAAACTCTCCGTTATTCTTTGGCGGAGATGCTGGGGAGAAAGCAAGGACCGGCGCGGCGTCTCGGGAAACGAGGGAGGCGATCCTAAAGAGCGCGCGCTGGGAGGCTGCTTTGGCTGCTTTGACTGCTTTTGCACGCGCGTTGGGTGGGAAGACCCAGGAACGGCCAGGCTTTGCGTGCTCGATTGATAGATAAGGGGGTGCACCCGCCTGGCACTCAGATTCGGCGTTGGGGGACCCGATGGCATGGCTCGAGGACTTGAGGGGCCTGAGGGGCCTGATGGGCTTTCGCTACGGAATAACCGTCCACTCGTTGCAGACAGATATAGATGGACGTCTTTGACTTTTAGGGTCCTGACTGGGGTGACAGGAGAAGCTAGGGCTGcactttctttttctcGTTTCTCCTCTGCCCGTTTTCTTTCCCTTTTCTCTCTCTTCTCTCTTTTCCttatcttttctttctcctCTCTTTTTCTGATCTTTTCCTCTCTTTTCCTGATATCTTCCTCTCTTTTACTGATCCTTTCTTTCTCCTTCCTCTTCCTTTCCATTTTTCTCTCTTTTCTTTCCTTTTTTTCTCGACTATGGCGTTTTCTCGCTCCCAGAAGCACTTCTCGAGACACATGCGCATCATATAACGGCGCGCCTAGATATGCATCTTGCGGAGGTAAAGCAAACCCAGAAGATGCAGGAGCGTGATATGGAGCAATGGGTGCGTGGTAGGGAGGTGAGAAGGGAGGACGATAACCTGGGAGCTGGTGAACATAAGGGGACGAAGCGTGGTTTGGGGAGAGGCTCGAATCGTTCCACGAAACAGACACTGGAGGGGCGTCGGGAGCTGGAGGTTCAGAAGGTGGAACAGCAGAAGGTTCAAGCGGAGGAACAGGCGTAGGATCAGAGCCTACAGCCCTATTATAATCTATGCGAGGAATTTCCATAAGCATATCCGAAATAGAATCAACCTCGTCATCTGCATAAACAGGATTCCCGCCAATATCATCACGCAAGGGTTCAACTTCCTCAACctcgtcatcttcataaACAGGATTCCCGCCAATATCATCACGCAAGGGTTCAACTTCCTCAATCTCTTCATTGACAGGGCTAGCCGGGTCAATTGAAACATCAGATGCCACCACCTCATCCACATCACCCGGCTCACCCTCCGGCTCAACAACCTCACCCTCGAAACCGATAAACTTCCGACGCAACCCCAGCCGATGCCAGACCTGGCCCAAATGACGGGACCGGAGCACATCGGCGGCGTTGACTGATGGCGGATAATTCGCAATCGTCCCGTAATGCTCCGTGGACGTGGCCACCGAATGGCCCAGGGTCCGCGCAATGGTCTCGTAAACCAGACGGTACATGTCGAGATCTGCAGTCACGCTTTTGGTGTAATGGAACTCGATGCACCGCTTGAGGATCTGGCGCACCTCACAGAACTTATACTCGCGCTGGTTATCCATGCCGTACGTGAACCAATACAGGACTCCTCTCCGGATCTTGTCCGGCAGCATCGCATCAAACTGGTACAACTTCTCACTGCTCTCCACACGCGACAGCTCTACGTACATCCGCCTGAAGACGAGCACATACCACAAAAACAACGACGACAATTCAGGACCGATTTCCCGGATGATGGGGTCTTTCGAATTGGCCGACTTGTTATAGTTATAGCAAAACCCAAACGTGGGGCCAAGAAAGTACACACCCCGATACTCCTTGGACGTGCCCTCCACCGATAATCGGTCGATCTCAGTTGACCGTGCCGGCAAGCACAGGATATGGAGGAGCGTGATGAGGATGAGCGACAAGTTGGTGTGCGCTTTCCGGAACAGATCGATGTTGTTGTTATGGATCGAGAGCAATCGGTGCTTATATCGCGAATACAGCGGTACTCTCACGCACTCCGTAAACGAAACCATCCCGTCGCTGAGCCGAGCGTTGTCAACGGAGTAGTCCAATTCTTCACCATTCGACAAATCCTGGATGGTTTCCTGTGCAAGATCGTACAACCGGCCGAATATCTTGCTGATCATATTCGTGTGGCCCACAACCACGTTGTCGCTGTTGAAGATGTCTCCCGTGGAAAAGTTGAGGCGAAAGAGATTACCCTCGCTTCGAGCCAACGATAGCCCGAGATACGTATAATGGGTGCGCACCTGGGCCAATATGCGGTACAGACCGGTGTCCACAACAGACGGATCCTCAGCGTCTCGAAGCGATACGCGGCGGGTGCGCGCCCGTTTGATGATATCCAACAAAACACACGTCTTGGCCACATAGCATATTCCGCTCAACGACCGACAATACTGCTTGGTAGGGTACTTAGCCCCTAGGTACCCAAGGTACACCACAAACGCATTTTCGTTTGACGtattttgttcttcttcttcttcggcATTATTGTTGACGCCATAGACCGGATAGTACAAACTGGCCAAAGACTCAGCAGCTGTTTGCTGCTGCGAGGACGACATTGTTGTGTTCATGGCCTCCAAATACACCTCTGGGGTTTCATTGTTGTCGTCGCCGTCCTCATCCAAGATACCCGCGGCTATGGCATCACTCTCAATATCGATATCTggctgctgctgctgctgctgccGCTGCTCATCCCCCGCCACAGAAAGGTTTTCGTCGAACTCCTTTCTTATGCAGTGGTCCATGATCCAATGTACGAGCTGGTCGATGTCGCGAAGGGACGACTCGGTAAACGTCTGGTCCAAGATCCGCGTGCGCTCCTCGGCCGTGATGAACTGCGAGTAGCCTGTCAAATTGTGATAATCACGGGAATTGACCTCCAACACAACTTCATCGTCTCTATACTTATCAAGCATCTCAGTGAGCGCCAAGGAGGCCGCAGGTTTGGGTCCATACATCAATACCATGTATACTAGCTCGGCCATGTACTTGCTGTACTGCACGCACGTCAGGTATGTCTGGACTGCGCGGAAATACGTAGATGGGCGGCGGTTAAAGTTATTGGAGGCGCCCCCGGTGTTATTGGCGGCGCCTTTGAAAAGTCGCACCACTTCGAGTCCCGCAAGATTGACATGGTTGATGTTGGCGCTGAAAAGTGTCATGGCACCCACCAAGAGCTGGGCTATCTTTGAAACAAAATTGGCCTCCTTCATACCTTTGACCTGGATGTCCACTATTTCTCGGTCCACCTCCTGGAGAATCTTTTTCACCAACGGATGGTGCTGCAGGTCGGGCACAGTGGTTGTCCGCAGGTGGTTCTGGACGGTTGTCGCAGTCCCTGATAatgacgacgacgacgacgacgacgacgacgacgcAGGACCATCCCTGGCGCGGGCCTCCACATAGCCGTCGTCGGTGGGACAATAAACCTCAAAGTTGGCAGGCCGGAGACCATACCTCTGCGGGAACTTTTGGAACGCCATGGGTCGGATCGAGTCCCGTTGGATGCATGAGTGGCGACTCAACTCGCCATACCTTCTTCTGATGATGCCGCAGCCGCAGCCAAAACCAAAGTGGATGGGCACGGCCTGGAGCGGCATGCATTGTGGACTGAGCTTGCCGCGGGCGTGTTCGAGTCCTGGCTCACCCATCTCGCAACTGAGCACAAGCTTCAGACTGAGCTCGTCCTTGGCCCGCAGCAACTGCAAGGCCCCGCGGAACAGTGTCATCTTGCACATGATGGCCTGTGCGTACCTCTCAAATAAAAGCGACCGGATGATATAGTTTTTCCGGGGGTCTCGGTGGAACACCACCACAAGTCCGATCTCCTTGTGGATGCCCAACCCTAGCTGGGGGTCAAAGTAGTAATCACTGACATCATAGTTGATGGGTGTTTCGGACACATCACGGAGCTTGGTGTCTTTAGTCAGCCCGAATTCGTAGCTAAATTGCGCTGCGTACGTCTCCTCGTATTCCTCATGCAGCATGTAATGTTCGTCTCGGGGTTCCTGGACCCCGTCATCACCGTACCGTTCGAAAAACTTCTCCATCGAGGGGAAGTTAGCATCATCAAGAACAGACATGGTTTTGTGttgttgaaataaaaagaaataataaagttgGGGAGGAAACATACTGGCTTTAAGAGGACTGGAAGTGCTGGATTGAATGGCTGGCTCGGGGCAGTCGTGCTGGTGCAGAATCCTGATCGGCTCAGACGCTGGCTCAGACGCTGGCTCAGACGCTGGCTCAGACGCTGGCTCAGACGCTGGCTCAGTTTATGGTGGTATCCGTTGGCCAccataaaaaaaaaaagttcACACCCAAACCGGTAACTTGCAGCGCGCCGCATCAACAGATGAATCCTTAGCTAGTCCAAGCTTAGCCATATCCAGCTCTTTCTACACCCTAGACACTTCCCAAAACGGCAATAAACCCCCATAAACCCATAAACCCTAGACACTCGACACGACACCCCAAAAAGCGTCCCTGTGTTGACTATGTAACTccaaaaattaaattcagaTGTAATTATTTCACCATTATTCGTTTCTAGATTACCATTATCACATTCCCTTAAGATCCTAGTACCCAAAATAACATTAATTCCAGCATCTACTAAGGATCTATACGCACTATCTTTAAATTCACAAGATAGAGGCTCTGGAGGAAGCAGATAATGCGGGTGTATTATATTAACATTCTTTTTGGGGAAgtatttcttaatatttGCTGCAATTTCGACACCAACTGCCCCACCaccaataattgatataatgTTATATTTCTCTATTGTCTTATTAAAGTCGCTCATTTCCTTGACAAACATTGGTCCGGTATTTGCTTTTGGTGTGATTGGAGAGTTTCTATCTCTACCAGTCGCTAGAACAACATAATCGAAATAGATCTTTTTTTTAGGTCCATTTTCATCAAGTACATATTCTGCCAGTTTATTATCTAAGTGAATGACTTTACCTTGAATATGATTCAAAGTTAAAGAAGACTCTTGGTGTTTAAATGAGTCAACTGgtttttgattattcatATAGCATCCATACTTATTGTAAATGTTGTCAAACATGAGATTGATTTTACGAAATGAAAGGAACTGAGACTTAGCAAATTCCACATCAAGTATAGATCTTGGTAaaccaataatatttaagaGTCCACATCTAGGCTCAACCATGGTTATTAGTagttttttattattgagtTTTGAGTCTAGCTTTcgtttattttcttttctaaCTTGGTTTACAATACCCTTGAGAAATGATATTCCGGCGTAAGAACCTCCAACCACTAAAATATTGGTAAATGAAATATCCTTTGCATTTATGGATTTTGAATGATTAGCAACCAAGGAAGACATAATTTAATGTTTTATCTGTCTGTTTTTGTTGATCGAAAAGATAAGAGCGAAaactattcaaataaataattatctTATACTTGAGCATATATGCGGTGTTCCGGTCTCGGTTTTTAACGGAATCGCAACAGCCTAAAGATATGTCTGTGTATGCAGAAACGTCGGACAATACATTCTGTGACCTTATTCATATTCCGTTAATGTTAAGCAGTGATAAGTTCTTCACGATTTGGTTCGCCGTGAAAAGAATGAGATTAGTAATATTATAAGGTTTCGTATAggaataaatatttcatgGAAATATGCAAAGCCGATGTATGATCCGGTACGAATTCGGCTACAGGATTCGATAACCCTAAATTCGGTATAAATTCGGTGCGAGCTCGGTACGAGCTCGGCTACAAGATTTTGCAACTATAATTTTGTGTAGGGATAATGCTACTCGGGGTCTAGATTCGGCCACAGCATTAGAGTTTATTAGAGCATTGAAGACATCAGCTACCATTTTGGATGCCACCCCATTAATTGCTATTTACCAATGCTCTCAAGATGCGTACGACTTATTTGACAATGTTGTTGTTTTGTACGAAGGCCATCAAATCTTCTATGGTAAGGCTAATAAGGCCAAGGagtatttcattaatatgGGATGGGACTGTCCGAAACGACAAACCACAGCTGATTTCTTAACTTCGTTGACTAATCCTGCTGAAAGGGTTCCAAGACCAGGATATGAGGACAAACTTCCATACACACCCGTAGAATTCGAAGAATATTGGAAGAAGTCACCTcaatataagaaattaatagaagatattgaagaatatttgaagCAGAAAGAGGGCTCCGACCGGGATTTATATCACCAAGCGCATGTTGCAAGACAATCGAACCATATTTCTCAAAAATCTTCTTTCACAGTTTCGTTTTTTATGCAAACTAGGTATATCATGAGTAGAAACATATTGAGGACAAAGGGTGATCCATCTATAGCACTACAGTCCATTGCATTACAGGTAGTTATGGGCTTAATTATAGGCTCTACTTACTATAACTTGGAAACTACCACTGGGTCATTGTTTTACAGAGAAGCTGTGTTATTTTTTGCTATTTTATTCAACTCATTCTCATCTATTTTAGAGATTAtgtcattatttgaagctAGACCAATTGTGGAAAAGCATAAACAATACGCTTTATATCGACCCTCAGCTGATGCGTTGGCGGGTATTATCACTGAATTACCtactaaatttttcatgtcTATGggttttaatttttttgtttacttTTTGAGTAATATGAGGCGTGATGCTGGGAggtttttcttctattgGCTAATGAATGCACTCTGTACTTTGGTTATGTCACATTTTTTCAGATCGTTGGGAGCTGTTTCTACATCATTTCCAGGCGCTATGACTCCTGCTACAGTAGTATTGTTAGCCATGGTTATATTTTCTGGTTATTGTATTCCACCTCCCAATATGTTGGGATGGTCAAGATGGATTGGTTATATAAATCCAGTTTCATATGTATTTGAAGCGTTAATGATAAATGAGTTTAACGACCGTGAATTTACATGCTCTGCATTTGTTCCAGCTGGTCCAAGTTATATGGATATTAGTAGCGACCAAAGTATCTGCTCTGTTACGGGTAGCCGTCCAGGCTTATCTTTTGTCAATGGTTCAGATCATATTGCTGTTACATATGAATACTATAATAGCCATAAATGGGGATGCTTTGGTATTATTGTTGGTTTTATTGTTTTCTTCCTTGTTTTATATGTTATTTTAAGTGAATTCAATAAGGGGTCTATGCAAAAAGGTGAAGTTACCTTATTTTTGAAGAGTTCATTAAAAGAGCATAAAAAACAGGCTGCTAAGGGTGCAGCCACTACTAAGGATATTGAGAACtctaatatttcaaatgaaaaaatttcCCACAAGGATCAGTTGGATgcaaataaagaagaaaataataataataataatgcattaCCGTCCTCTAAAGATATTTTTCACTGGAGAGATTTAACGTATCAAGTTAAGATTAAATCAGAAGATCGtgttattttgaatcatgTTGATGGATGGGTCAAGCCCGGTCAATTAACAGCATTAATGGGATCCTCGGGTGCTGGTAAGACCACcttattgaattgtttATCCGAAAGAGTTACATCTGGTATCATTTCCGACGGAACTAGAATGATCAATGGGCAGGAGTTAGGCTCTTCGTTTCAGAGGTCAATTGGTTATGTCCAACAGCAAGATTTGCATTTGCCCACCTCCACTGTGAGAGAAGCGCTAAGATTTTCTGCTCAATTAAGACAACCAAACTCAGTTTCGATTCAGGAAAAGAACGAATATGTCGAGTATATTATTCACTTATTGGATATGAACCTTTATGCTGATGCGTTGGTTGGTGTTGCCGGTGAAGGACTTAATGTTGAACAACGTAAGAGGTTGACGATTGGTGTTGAATTGGTTGCCAAACCAAAATTACTAATATTCTTAGACGAACCTACTTCAGGTTTAGATTCTCAAACAGCGTGGTCTATTTGTAAGTTGATGAGGAAATTAGCTGACCATGGCCAAGCAATTTTGTGTACTATCCATCAGCCATCAGCAATTCTATTACAGGAATTTGACAGGCTTCTATTTTTACAAAAGGGTGGTAAAACTGTATATTTCGGCGACTTAGGAGAGAACTGTCATACATTGATTGATTACTTTGAGAAATATGGTGCACATCACTGCCCAGAAGAGGCGAATCCATCGGAATGGATGTTAGAGGTTGTAGGTGCTGCACCAGGTAGTCACGCCAATCAAGACTATCATGAAGTCTGGAAAAATTCAGCAGAGTATCAAATGGTTAAAGATCATTTAACAGAAATGGAAACCGAATTAGTCAAAATTCCAAGGGATGAATCACAAGAAGCCAAAAGGTCATTTGCCGCACCAATTTGGAAGCAATATCTTATTGTTACCAAGAGAATCTTTGAACAAAATTGGAGATCTccatcatatatatattccaaaCTAATCTTGGTTATCTCATCGTCATTATTTAACGGTTTTGCATTTTTTAAGGCTGATAGATCATTGCAAGGAttacaaaatcaaatgatttcCATAATCCAGTTTCTAGTCCCA encodes:
- a CDS encoding DEHA2F00132p (similar to CA3328|IPF10564 Candida albicans IPF10564 unknown function); this translates as MSSLVANHSKSINAKDISFTNILVVGGSYAGISFLKGIVNQVRKENKRKLDSKLNNKKLLITMVEPRCGLLNIIGLPRSILDVEFAKSQFLSFRKINLMFDNIYNKYGCYMNNQKPVDSFKHQESSLTLNHIQGKVIHLDNKSAEYVLDENGPKKKIYFDYVVLATGRDRNSPITPKANTGPMFVKEMSDFNKTIEKYNIISIIGGGAVGVEIAANIKKYFPKKNVNIIHPHYSLPPEPLSCEFKDSAYRSLVDAGINVILGTRILRECDNGNLETNNGEIITSEFNFWSYIVNTGTLFGVSCRVSRVYGFMGVYCRFGKCLGCRKSWIWLSLD
- a CDS encoding DEHA2F00110p (some similarities with CA1884|IPF5486 Candida albicans IPF5486 unknown function), whose amino-acid sequence is MSVLDDANFPSMEKFFERYGDDGVQEPRDEHYMSHEEYEETYAAQFSYEFGSTKDTKLRDVSETPINYDVSDYYFDPQLGLGIHKEIGLVVVFHRDPRKNYIIRSLLFERYAQAIMCKMTSFRGALQLSRAKDELSSKLVLSCEMGEPGLEHARGKLSPQCMPLQAVPIHFGFGCGCGIIRRRYGELSRHSCIQRDSIRPMAFQKFPQRYGLRPANFEVYCPTDDGYVEARARDGPASSSSSSSSSSLSGTATTVQNHSRTTTVPDSQHHPLVKKILQEVDREIVDIQVKGMKEANFVSKIAQLLVGAMTLFSANINHVNLAGLEVVRLFKGAANNTGGASNNFNRRPSTYFRAVQTYSTCVQYSKYMAELVYMVLMYGPKPAASLALTEMLDKYRDDEVVLEVNSRDYHNLTGYSQFITAEERTRILDQTFTESSLRDIDQLVHWIMDHCIRKEFDENLSVAGDEQRQQQQQQPDIDIESDAIAAGILDEDGDDNNETPEVYLEAMNTTMSSSQQQTAAESLASLYYPVYGVNNNAEEEEEQNTSNENAFVVYLGYLGAKYPTKQYCRSLSGICYVAKTCVLLDIIKRARTRRVSLRDAEDPSVVDTGSYRILAQVRTHYTYLGLSLARSEGNLFRLNFSTGDIFNSDNVVVGHTNMISKIFGRLYDLAQETIQDLSNGEELDYSVDNARLSDGMVSFTECVRVPSYSRYKHRLLSIHNNNIDSFRKAHTNLSLILITLLHISCLPARSTEIDRLSVEGTSKEYRGVYFLGPTFGFCYNYNKSANSKDPIIREIGPELSSLFLWYVLVFRRMYVESSRVESSEKLYQFDAMSPDKIRRGVSYWFTYGMDNQREYKFCEVRQILKRCIEFHYTKSVTADLDMYRSVYETIARTSGHSVATSTEHYGTIANYPPSVNAADVLRSRHLGQVWHRSGLRRKFIGFEGEVVEPEGEPGDVDEVVASDVSIDPASPVNEEIEEVEPLRDDIGGNPVYEDDEVEEVEPLRDDIGGNPVYADDEVDSISDMLMEIPRIDYNRAVGSDPTPVPPLEPSAVPPSEPPAPDAPPVSVSWNDSSLSPNHASSPYVHQLPGYRPPFSPPYHAPIAPYHAPASSGFALPPQDAYLGAPLYDAHVSREVLSGARKRHSREKKERKERKMERKRKEKERISKREEDIRKREEKIRKREEKEKIRKREKREKRERKRAEEKREKESAALASPVTPVRTLKVKDVHLYSSATSGRLFRSESPSGPSGPSSPRAMPSGPPTPNSSARRVHPLIYQSSTQSSAVPGSSHPTRVQKQSKQPKQPPSARSLGSPPSFPETPRRSLLSPQHLRQRITESLQASPLGRFFAPSDSPKSVARKGPKIPKNDPVVDDSDYSESDYSDED
- a CDS encoding DEHA2F00154p (similar to uniprot|P33302 Saccharomyces cerevisiae YOR153W PDR5 Short-lived membrane ABC (ATP-binding cassette) transporter actively exports various drugs expression regulated by Pdr1p), coding for MGWDCPKRQTTADFLTSLTNPAERVPRPGYEDKLPYTPVEFEEYWKKSPQYKKLIEDIEEYLKQKEGSDRDLYHQAHVARQSNHISQKSSFTVSFFMQTRYIMSRNILRTKGDPSIALQSIALQVVMGLIIGSTYYNLETTTGSLFYREAVLFFAILFNSFSSILEIMSLFEARPIVEKHKQYALYRPSADALAGIITELPTKFFMSMGFNFFVYFLSNMRRDAGRFFFYWLMNALCTLVMSHFFRSLGAVSTSFPGAMTPATVVLLAMVIFSGYCIPPPNMLGWSRWIGYINPVSYVFEALMINEFNDREFTCSAFVPAGPSYMDISSDQSICSVTGSRPGLSFVNGSDHIAVTYEYYNSHKWGCFGIIVGFIVFFLVLYVILSEFNKGSMQKGEVTLFLKSSLKEHKKQAAKGAATTKDIENSNISNEKISHKDQLDANKEENNNNNNALPSSKDIFHWRDLTYQVKIKSEDRVILNHVDGWVKPGQLTALMGSSGAGKTTLLNCLSERVTSGIISDGTRMINGQELGSSFQRSIGYVQQQDLHLPTSTVREALRFSAQLRQPNSVSIQEKNEYVEYIIHLLDMNLYADALVGVAGEGLNVEQRKRLTIGVELVAKPKLLIFLDEPTSGLDSQTAWSICKLMRKLADHGQAILCTIHQPSAILLQEFDRLLFLQKGGKTVYFGDLGENCHTLIDYFEKYGAHHCPEEANPSEWMLEVVGAAPGSHANQDYHEVWKNSAEYQMVKDHLTEMETELVKIPRDESQEAKRSFAAPIWKQYLIVTKRIFEQNWRSPSYIYSKLILVISSSLFNGFAFFKADRSLQGLQNQMISIIQFLVPFMTLVQQMMPYYIKQRDIYEVREAPSKTFSWFAFITAQITSEIPYQVVIGTLGFFCWYYPVGLYDNAVPTDSVDSRGVLMWLYITAFYVYTSTMGQLCISFIEVPENAANLAVNLFTVCLIFCGVLAPYDFLPGFWTFMYRCSPMTYFVQGMGSTGLSNVEAVCSESELLRFEPRSGQTCGSYMADYIKQTGGYLVDGNATSKCEYCTTKSTNDYLASVDSLFSERWRNWGIVICFIAFNIIFTVFFYWIARVPKSNRQKK